The Dermacentor andersoni unplaced genomic scaffold, qqDerAnde1_hic_scaffold ctg00000042.1, whole genome shotgun sequence genome has a segment encoding these proteins:
- the LOC126516956 gene encoding uncharacterized protein: protein MTQPSPGAELICGLPRAAWESIFQLLDGASRLALTEAAAELTGVANCMRVVEAITFTSDTDECTLGEYCEKVNTKNLRQLRFTNCIALPSDVLLGFVAICDNIQELCVVNCVVEPPALFRMLSQRLAKMKKLEWSLYEDRRYDSWLEKDAVAGTSTQCEPQTLKLQSMYVEVVATPLTADFLEGVLNGCHGLQSLHIHVIRKDAVGIPMGDANIRLKAPRPGLRTFLCTCERVPPPKGRLSPEASHSFIRLEDVREMRTSLQGVRRAVVAVEADSEAASRFLGAAKHPEHWNDVRSLSLALLLEQVQLERLPRAAPGFLKPMRKFLRTCLANISELSLTKSHFSLVCNFCSVVGPALSQLRSLALPPCAVNSHNSLQCLARCCLFLEELDVSNDETPPCAACKVPLMFTERDFECLHRQTRLWRLNIAETARILCFKFLLGCRVTNLRFSLDSLVSDAGSVFYFGPCHLLCANERLSTLTIEARHVMFGQMPCFAARLTAAKALRRLCLLTGAQATDSAVANFIARMVEALPLLRLVHVHYLATSSTLKTMSWIRQHHAVVNTLPNGKRLRWQGQLCDDSPCVGRYCCATSFIGVARPRNRY, encoded by the coding sequence ATGACGCAACCATCCCCCGGTGCTGAGCTAATCTGCGGACTCCCGCGTGCAGCGTGGGAATCGATATTCCAACTCTTGGACGGAGCCTCCCGCCTCGCTCTCACCGAGGCAGCAGCTGAGCTCACCGGAGTCGCCAACTGCATGCGGGTCGTCGAGGCCATAACGTTTACTTCTGACACGGATGAATGTACGCTTGGTGAATACTGCGAGAAGGTGAACACGAAGAACTTGCGCCAATTGAGGTTCACCAACTGCATAGCTTTACCCTCCGACGTGCTCCTTGGATTTGTCGCCATCTGCGATAACATACAGGAGCTATGCGTTGTGAACTGCGTCGTCGAGCCTCCGGCGCTTTTTAGAATGCTCTCACAGAGGCTCGCGAAGATGAAGAAGCTAGAGTGGTCGCTTTACGAGGACCGCCGCTACGATTCGTGGCTGGAGAAAGACGCTGTCGCAGGCACAAGCACGCAATGCGAGCCTCAGACACTAAAGCTGCAGTCCATGTACGTCGAAGTTGTCGCGACTCCGCTGACGGCAGACTTCTTGGAGGGCGTCTTGAATGGTTGCCACGGCCTGCAGAGCCTGCACATTCACGTCATACGTAAGGATGCTGTTGGAATACCGATGGGCGACGCCAATATCCGGCTGAAGGCGCCCAGGCCCGGTCTGCGCACCTTCCTTTGCACTTGCGAGCGGGTACCTCCGCCCAAAGGCCGGCTCTCACCGGAAGCCTCGCACAGCTTCATCCGACTCGAGGACGTTCGGGAGATGAGGACGTCCCTTCAGGGAGTGCGCCGGGCGGTCGTGGCTGTGGAAGCCGACTCGGAAGCTGCCAGCCGCTTCCTCGGAGCAGCAAAGCACCCGGAGCACTGGAACGATGTCAGGTCCCTCTCACTAGCCCTGCTGCTCGAACAGGTCCAGCTCGAACGCCTCCCGAGAGCTGCTCCCGGCTTCCTGAAACCAATGCGGAAGTTCCTCCGAACGTGCCTCGCCAACATCTCCGAGCTCAGCCTGACAAAGAGCCACTTCTCGCTCGTCTGCAACTTCTGCTCAGTCGTGGGCCCGGCCTTGTCTCAGCTGCGCTCGCTGGCCCTTCCACCGTGCGCCGTGAATTCTCATAACTCACTTCAGTGCCTGGCGCGATGCTGCCTGTTCCTCGAGGAGCTGGACGTCAGCAACGACGAGACTCCTCCATGCGCCGCCTGCAAAGTGCCTTTGATGTTCACAGAGCGTGACTTCGAGTGCCTGCACAGGCAGACTAGGCTGTGGCGGCTGAACATCGCTGAGACCGCGAGGATCTTATGTTTCAAGTTCCTACTTGGGTGCCGAGTCACCAACCTTCGCTTCAGCCTAGATAGTCTGGTGAGTGACGCCGGCTCTGTCTTCTACTTCGGGCCTTGCCATCTCCTTTGCGCAAATGAACGGCTCTCTACGCTCACCATAGAAGCACGCCACGTGATGTTTGGGCAGATGCCTTGCTTCGCTGCTAGACTCACTGCGGCAAAGGCTCTGCGCAGATTGTGCCTGCTGACCGGAGCTCAGGCAACGGACAGCGCGGTGGCAAACTTTATCGCACGCATGGTGGAAGCATTGCCACTGCTGCGATTGGTTCATGTGCACTACCTGGCTACCAGCTCCACGCTGAAAACCATGTCGTGGATCAGGCAGCACCACGCAGTCGTGAACACTCTGCCAAACGGCAAGAGGCTTCGTTGGCAAGGCCAGCTCTGTGACGACAGTCCCTGCGTGGGCCGCTACTGCTGCGCCACATCATTCATCGGTGTGGCAAGGCCGAGGAAccgctactga